The following coding sequences lie in one Flagellimonas eckloniae genomic window:
- a CDS encoding cell division protein FtsQ/DivIB, whose amino-acid sequence MRVNWNYIKLTFLSITIIGLYGFAEHRSKKKRVSDISINFLGDSDLYLTEASVNKLLIQNYGVVKNRAKEELVLNTIEDVIRSNEMVKNAQVYLTVNGELISKIVQRKPVGRVEGVSKFYLDDLGERMPLSSHHSARVPIITGKITGNSLEDAYTILNYINEDDFLRKNVIGIHIEEEGKYQLKFRLENFVVNLGGVENLNEKFKNFMAFYAKAAKDNSLEKYATVSLEFNNQVVCTKI is encoded by the coding sequence ATGCGAGTTAATTGGAATTACATAAAATTGACGTTTCTGTCCATTACAATAATTGGACTTTACGGCTTTGCGGAACACCGTAGCAAGAAAAAAAGAGTGAGTGATATCTCTATTAATTTTTTGGGAGACAGTGACTTATATCTTACTGAGGCCTCAGTTAATAAATTGTTAATACAAAATTATGGCGTGGTAAAAAATAGGGCTAAAGAAGAATTAGTTTTGAATACCATAGAGGATGTTATTAGGTCCAATGAAATGGTGAAAAACGCCCAAGTCTATCTTACTGTAAATGGAGAACTTATATCTAAGATTGTTCAGCGTAAGCCAGTTGGAAGAGTTGAGGGAGTCTCTAAATTTTATTTGGATGATTTGGGAGAGCGTATGCCCTTGTCCAGTCATCATTCGGCTAGAGTGCCAATAATTACGGGCAAAATCACGGGAAATAGCCTTGAGGATGCCTACACGATTTTAAATTATATAAACGAGGATGATTTTCTTAGGAAGAATGTTATCGGGATACATATTGAGGAAGAAGGTAAGTATCAATTGAAGTTTCGTTTGGAAAACTTTGTTGTGAATTTGGGAGGAGTTGAAAACCTTAACGAGAAGTTCAAAAATTTTATGGCATTTTATGCAAAAGCTGCTAAAGACAATTCTTTGGAAAAATATGCAACAGTAAGTCTAGAATTCAATAATCAAGTGGTTTGCACCAAAATATAA
- the murC gene encoding UDP-N-acetylmuramate--L-alanine ligase, whose translation MNVKDIHNVFFIGIGGIGMSALARYFKYINKNVVGYDKTRTSITDELVNHGIAVHFEDEISQIPEAFKQKDNTLVVYTPAVPSSHSQLQFFNDAGFEIKKRSEVLGIITRDTFCFAVAGTHGKTTTSCILAHLLKEVNTPFTAFLGGISEDFNSNFVLEGTEYSVVEADEFDWSFLQLSPNIACITSMDADHLDIYGTSEELQQSFYDFTQKIKPSGMLFIRNGLPLKGITYGIEDESDYCIENILIEHGTYIFDLKTPTEILKQVRFNKPGRHNLLNGLAAFAMAVQAGSPPYRLAKALGTFKGVQRRFSYQIKDSDFVFIDDYAHHPTEISAVYNAIKEMHPNEEITAVFQPHLFSRTKDFADDFANNLSKFDMILLLEIYPAREEPIEGITSAWLLNKIDNPRKKLVSKSNLINEVRDCKSGVLVTMGAGDIGLEVPKIKRELAYAS comes from the coding sequence ATGAATGTAAAGGACATCCATAATGTTTTCTTTATCGGTATCGGAGGTATTGGCATGTCCGCTTTGGCTCGCTATTTCAAGTATATAAACAAGAATGTTGTGGGTTATGACAAGACCAGGACCTCAATAACCGATGAATTGGTAAATCATGGAATTGCAGTTCATTTTGAAGATGAGATAAGTCAAATCCCAGAGGCATTCAAACAGAAAGACAATACATTAGTAGTGTATACGCCAGCTGTACCTTCCTCACATTCACAACTACAATTTTTCAATGATGCTGGTTTTGAAATAAAAAAACGATCAGAAGTACTTGGTATTATAACGCGAGACACCTTCTGCTTTGCGGTGGCTGGTACTCATGGAAAAACCACTACCTCTTGTATTCTTGCCCATTTGTTAAAAGAAGTCAATACGCCGTTCACAGCTTTTTTAGGCGGAATTTCAGAAGATTTCAATAGCAATTTTGTGTTGGAGGGAACCGAATACTCTGTTGTTGAAGCTGATGAATTTGATTGGTCCTTTTTACAGCTTTCTCCCAATATTGCTTGTATTACTTCTATGGATGCAGATCATTTAGATATTTATGGAACCAGTGAAGAATTGCAACAATCATTTTATGATTTTACACAAAAAATAAAACCTAGCGGAATGCTTTTCATTAGAAATGGACTTCCATTAAAAGGCATTACCTACGGTATTGAGGATGAGTCAGATTACTGCATTGAAAATATTTTAATTGAACATGGTACCTACATATTTGATTTAAAAACGCCAACCGAGATATTGAAGCAAGTTCGTTTCAATAAACCTGGTAGGCACAATTTACTCAATGGATTAGCTGCTTTTGCGATGGCGGTACAAGCCGGTTCCCCGCCGTACCGCCTTGCCAAGGCATTAGGAACTTTTAAGGGGGTTCAAAGAAGATTTTCCTATCAAATTAAGGACTCTGATTTTGTTTTCATTGATGATTACGCACATCATCCCACAGAGATTTCTGCTGTTTATAACGCAATAAAGGAAATGCACCCTAATGAGGAAATAACAGCTGTTTTTCAACCCCATTTGTTTTCGAGAACAAAGGATTTTGCAGACGATTTTGCAAATAACCTTTCAAAATTTGATATGATCTTGTTATTGGAAATCTATCCAGCCAGAGAAGAGCCCATTGAAGGAATTACTTCTGCTTGGCTATTGAACAAGATAGACAACCCAAGGAAAAAGTTGGTTTCTAAGTCAAACCTTATAAACGAAGTAAGGGATTGTAAATCAGGAGTTTTAGTGACAATGGGTGCTGGAGATATTGGATTGGAAGTACCAAAGATAAAAAGAGAATTAGCATATGCGAGTTAA
- the murG gene encoding undecaprenyldiphospho-muramoylpentapeptide beta-N-acetylglucosaminyltransferase: protein MGNYRFILSGGGTGGHIYPAIAIANELKRRHPKAEFLFVGAKDKMEMEKVPQAGYRIEGLWISGLQRKLTLKNLMFPLKLVSSLFRARKIVKQFKPNVAIGTGGFASGPLLKMAASSKIPCVLQEQNSYAGITNKLLANKAKRICVAYDGMEQFFPKEKIIKTGNPVRSDLVDLKVDKREATDFFGLDADKKTILIIGGSLGARRVNQLIEKELNFFKDLKVQLIWQCGKLYYEDYKQYDSSSVKVLAFLNRMDYAYAAADVIISRAGAGSVSELCLVGKPVLFIPSPNVAEDHQTKNAKALVSKDAALMLKESELDTEFENKFTNLMNSVDIQNKLSMNIKELAMPQATDHIVDEIEKLLK, encoded by the coding sequence GTGGGCAACTATAGGTTTATACTTTCTGGAGGAGGCACGGGAGGACATATTTATCCGGCAATAGCCATAGCCAATGAATTAAAAAGGAGGCATCCCAAAGCCGAGTTTTTGTTTGTTGGGGCCAAGGATAAAATGGAAATGGAAAAAGTACCGCAAGCAGGATACAGGATAGAAGGTTTGTGGATAAGTGGATTACAACGGAAACTGACACTTAAAAATTTAATGTTTCCATTAAAACTAGTGAGTAGTTTGTTTAGAGCACGCAAAATAGTCAAACAGTTTAAACCCAACGTCGCTATAGGTACGGGTGGATTTGCTAGTGGACCATTGCTTAAAATGGCTGCCAGTTCTAAAATTCCTTGTGTGCTTCAGGAACAAAATTCCTATGCGGGAATCACGAACAAATTATTGGCAAATAAAGCGAAACGTATTTGTGTTGCCTATGATGGAATGGAGCAATTCTTTCCAAAGGAAAAAATCATCAAGACGGGAAACCCTGTCCGTTCTGATTTAGTGGATTTGAAGGTTGATAAAAGAGAAGCAACCGACTTTTTTGGATTGGATGCAGATAAGAAAACAATATTGATTATTGGCGGTAGTTTGGGTGCAAGAAGAGTGAATCAGTTAATTGAGAAGGAGCTTAATTTTTTCAAAGACCTGAAGGTGCAATTGATATGGCAATGTGGTAAACTCTACTATGAAGACTATAAGCAATACGATTCCAGTTCGGTAAAGGTTTTAGCTTTTTTAAATAGAATGGATTATGCATATGCTGCTGCAGATGTTATTATTTCTAGAGCAGGAGCAGGGTCGGTATCGGAATTATGTTTGGTAGGAAAACCGGTTCTTTTTATTCCATCGCCCAATGTTGCAGAAGACCATCAAACTAAAAACGCAAAAGCGCTGGTATCAAAAGATGCTGCATTAATGCTAAAGGAAAGTGAATTGGATACAGAATTCGAAAACAAGTTTACCAATCTCATGAATTCTGTTGATATCCAAAACAAGTTGAGTATGAACATCAAGGAATTGGCCATGCCTCAGGCTACGGATCACATCGTTGATGAAATTGAAAAATTATTAAAATGA
- a CDS encoding FtsW/RodA/SpoVE family cell cycle protein, which yields MLAVFKNLKGDKAIWGVVALLALFSFLPVYSASTNLVYVNDDGTTIGHLVKHAVLLFLGFGIIYAIHRIPTHYFKGLSIIALPIVLILLAYTLTVETKIGGVTANRWIKLPFVGVNFQTSTLASVVLMIWIARYLTKIKDVAITFKESILPLWLPTVLVVLLILPENFSTAAIICFLVLVLCFLGGYPLKYLFAIVGTGIVLSGMFLFVLFKTPEVLPQRAGTWKSRIETFWSPEKAGKDDLHQLTLAKIAIAEGGVVGKGAGKSVMKNMLSQSTSDFIFAIIIEEYGLLGGGALLFFYLLLLFRIVVVANSAKTIFSKLLVIGVGLPIVFQAFINMAVVVQLFPVTGQPLPLISMGGTSIWMTCMAIGIILSASNKKENLEEESYDINESNPLEVLSGQL from the coding sequence ATGTTAGCGGTGTTTAAAAATTTGAAAGGTGATAAAGCTATTTGGGGCGTGGTGGCCCTATTGGCACTTTTCTCATTTTTACCTGTGTATAGCGCAAGTACCAATCTGGTCTACGTAAATGATGATGGTACAACTATTGGGCATTTGGTAAAGCATGCAGTGCTATTGTTTTTGGGATTTGGAATCATCTATGCCATTCATCGTATACCCACACATTATTTTAAGGGGCTTTCCATTATAGCATTGCCCATTGTTTTAATTCTGTTGGCGTACACCCTTACCGTGGAGACCAAAATTGGAGGGGTAACGGCAAACAGATGGATCAAGTTACCATTCGTAGGTGTGAATTTTCAAACATCGACCTTGGCATCAGTTGTTTTAATGATATGGATTGCAAGGTATTTGACCAAGATAAAGGATGTGGCAATTACATTTAAAGAAAGCATCTTGCCACTTTGGTTGCCAACCGTTTTGGTTGTACTGTTGATTTTACCAGAGAATTTTTCAACTGCTGCCATTATTTGTTTTTTGGTCTTGGTTCTCTGTTTTTTGGGAGGATACCCATTAAAGTATTTGTTTGCAATTGTTGGGACAGGGATTGTGCTGTCCGGAATGTTTTTGTTTGTGCTGTTCAAAACCCCGGAGGTATTACCACAACGGGCAGGAACATGGAAATCTAGAATAGAAACGTTTTGGAGTCCGGAAAAAGCTGGAAAGGATGATTTGCATCAACTTACACTTGCAAAAATAGCAATTGCTGAAGGTGGGGTAGTTGGCAAAGGAGCCGGAAAAAGTGTAATGAAGAATATGCTTTCGCAAAGTACTTCAGATTTCATTTTTGCGATAATCATTGAAGAATATGGACTGTTGGGAGGAGGAGCCTTGCTGTTTTTCTATTTGTTGTTGTTGTTTCGGATAGTGGTGGTCGCAAACTCGGCCAAAACCATTTTTTCAAAGTTATTGGTGATTGGGGTTGGTTTGCCCATCGTTTTTCAAGCATTTATAAATATGGCCGTAGTGGTTCAATTATTTCCCGTAACAGGTCAACCGTTGCCATTGATTAGCATGGGAGGCACATCTATTTGGATGACCTGTATGGCCATTGGAATAATATTGAGCGCAAGCAACAAAAAAGAAAATTTAGAGGAGGAATCCTATGATATAAATGAAAGCAATCCTTTAGAAGTATTAAGTGGGCAACTATAG
- the murD gene encoding UDP-N-acetylmuramoyl-L-alanine--D-glutamate ligase: MARLVILGGGESGVGTAILGKKKGFDVFVSDKGEIKKEYKKVLEHFEIELESGFHTESKILNADVVMKSPGIPDNVPLVKKLVENGVSVVSEIEFASKYTSATLIGITGSNGKTTTTMLAHHMLKTDGLDVGMAGNIGDSYAKMVAEQDFGHYVLEISSFQLDGIIDFKPYVAILTNITPDHLDRYEYKFENYIASKFRIAMNQDENDYLIYDADDEVIKDWLKKHPVQSKLVPFSLREKPKEGAWLENETIKMNIEHKTLEMSTDILALDGQHNVKNTMAAGLAALLVNVRKETIRQSIQTFQGVPHRLEKVLKINHVEYINDSKATNVNATYYALDGIKKPIVWIVGGVDKGNDYRELMPMVREKVKAIICLGMDNSKLKDVFGNVIDLMVETYSMEEAVKVAYKISERGDSVLLSPACASFDLFENYEDRGNQFKSAIKNL, from the coding sequence ATGGCTCGTTTGGTAATTCTTGGAGGTGGAGAAAGTGGTGTTGGAACGGCAATACTAGGAAAGAAAAAAGGATTTGATGTCTTTGTATCCGATAAAGGAGAAATAAAAAAGGAGTACAAAAAAGTTCTTGAACATTTTGAGATTGAATTGGAATCAGGATTTCATACAGAGTCCAAGATTCTTAATGCCGATGTGGTTATGAAAAGTCCGGGTATTCCGGACAACGTCCCTTTGGTGAAAAAGTTGGTTGAGAATGGTGTTTCTGTTGTTTCAGAAATTGAATTTGCATCAAAATATACCAGTGCAACCCTGATCGGCATTACAGGAAGCAATGGTAAGACCACTACAACCATGTTGGCGCATCACATGCTAAAAACCGATGGACTGGATGTGGGTATGGCAGGGAATATTGGTGATAGCTATGCTAAAATGGTTGCAGAGCAAGATTTTGGGCATTATGTATTGGAAATAAGCAGTTTTCAATTGGATGGAATCATAGATTTTAAACCCTATGTGGCCATCCTTACCAATATTACCCCAGATCATTTAGATCGTTATGAGTATAAGTTTGAGAACTACATCGCTTCAAAGTTTCGAATTGCGATGAATCAAGATGAAAACGATTACCTGATTTACGATGCGGATGATGAAGTGATTAAGGATTGGTTAAAAAAACATCCGGTTCAATCCAAATTAGTTCCCTTTTCATTAAGGGAGAAACCAAAAGAAGGAGCTTGGCTCGAAAATGAAACTATTAAAATGAATATTGAACATAAAACCTTGGAAATGAGTACAGATATTTTAGCTCTAGATGGTCAGCATAATGTAAAGAATACTATGGCCGCGGGACTTGCTGCCTTATTGGTAAATGTTAGAAAGGAAACTATCCGGCAGAGTATCCAAACTTTTCAAGGAGTTCCTCATCGGTTGGAGAAAGTTTTAAAAATCAACCATGTGGAATACATAAATGACTCCAAGGCAACAAATGTTAATGCAACCTATTACGCTCTGGATGGAATTAAAAAACCGATAGTCTGGATAGTTGGTGGTGTGGACAAGGGCAATGATTATAGAGAGTTGATGCCAATGGTGCGAGAAAAAGTAAAAGCTATAATCTGCTTGGGAATGGATAATTCCAAGTTAAAAGATGTTTTTGGAAATGTTATCGATTTAATGGTAGAAACCTACTCAATGGAAGAGGCGGTAAAAGTGGCCTACAAAATTTCGGAGCGTGGAGATTCAGTTTTATTATCTCCGGCATGTGCAAGTTTTGACCTTTTTGAAAACTATGAGGATAGGGGAAATCAATTTAAATCAGCAATAAAAAATTTATAA
- the mraY gene encoding phospho-N-acetylmuramoyl-pentapeptide-transferase, producing the protein MLYYLFEYLENQYQLPGASLFQFQTFRAAMAVLLSLLIAMVYGKRIILFLQKKQIGESIRDLGLEGQKQKAGTPTMGGLIIIISTLLPVVLFADINNIYIILLIITTIWMGVIGFIDDYIKIFRKNKKGLKGRFKILGQVGLGLIVGSVLYFHPEVTIKEKDSTRITENFKVEKVFGQDTKGVRTNVPFFKDNELDYADFITWAGDGLEDYAWLIFIPVVILIVTAVSNGANLTDGIDGLAAGSSAIIVLTLGIFALVSGNIEFSDYLDIFYIPRVGELLVFIAAFVGALVGFLWYNAYPAQVFMGDTGSLTIGGVIAVIAIIVRKELLIPLLCGIFFAETVSVMLQVSYFKRTKKKYGEGKRLFLMAPLHHHYQKKLYHESKIVTRFWIIGILLAIVSIVTLKIR; encoded by the coding sequence ATGTTATACTACTTGTTCGAGTATTTAGAGAATCAGTACCAGTTGCCCGGAGCATCCCTATTCCAGTTTCAGACGTTTAGGGCGGCAATGGCGGTATTGCTTTCACTGTTGATTGCCATGGTCTACGGAAAGCGTATTATCCTGTTTTTGCAGAAAAAGCAAATAGGGGAAAGTATTCGTGATTTAGGGTTGGAAGGTCAAAAACAAAAGGCAGGAACACCAACTATGGGTGGGTTGATTATCATCATATCGACCTTATTGCCTGTAGTGTTGTTTGCCGATATCAACAATATTTATATCATCTTATTGATTATCACAACAATATGGATGGGAGTTATTGGATTTATAGATGACTACATTAAAATCTTCAGAAAAAATAAAAAGGGTCTAAAAGGAAGGTTCAAAATTTTAGGCCAAGTTGGTTTGGGGCTTATTGTTGGTTCGGTACTTTATTTTCATCCAGAAGTCACGATTAAAGAAAAAGATAGCACAAGAATTACTGAAAACTTTAAGGTTGAAAAAGTTTTTGGACAAGACACAAAAGGAGTACGGACCAATGTTCCCTTTTTTAAGGACAATGAGTTGGATTATGCTGATTTCATTACATGGGCTGGGGATGGTTTGGAAGATTATGCGTGGTTGATTTTTATCCCTGTGGTCATATTGATTGTAACTGCGGTTTCAAACGGAGCAAACCTCACGGATGGAATTGATGGTCTAGCGGCAGGTTCCTCTGCCATAATCGTATTGACTTTGGGCATTTTTGCCTTGGTGTCCGGTAATATAGAGTTCTCTGATTACCTCGATATTTTTTATATCCCAAGAGTTGGTGAATTGTTGGTTTTTATAGCGGCATTTGTTGGTGCTCTGGTTGGGTTTTTATGGTACAATGCATATCCTGCCCAAGTTTTCATGGGAGATACTGGTAGTTTGACTATTGGTGGAGTAATTGCGGTGATAGCCATCATTGTAAGAAAGGAATTGTTGATTCCATTATTATGCGGAATTTTCTTTGCGGAAACAGTTTCTGTGATGCTTCAAGTAAGCTACTTTAAACGGACTAAAAAGAAGTATGGTGAAGGGAAGCGGTTGTTTTTAATGGCACCATTACACCATCATTATCAAAAGAAATTATACCACGAGAGTAAAATAGTCACCCGATTTTGGATTATTGGAATTTTATTGGCAATTGTCAGTATTGTGACATTGAAAATTAGGTAG
- a CDS encoding UDP-N-acetylmuramoyl-L-alanyl-D-glutamate--2,6-diaminopimelate ligase, with protein sequence MKLLKDILYGVSLSAVSGNTNVMVNHLHFDSRKVEMDDVFVAIRGLITDGHDYIQKAVELGAKAIICEELPELLVNGVTYLKVEDCNSALAVMAANYFDNPSKNLKLVGITGTNGKTTVSTLLYNLFKKAGFKVGLISTIKVLVDNKEYPTSHTTPDVLTINGHLNRMNEEGVEYCFMEVSSHGIHQKRTEGLYFEGAIFTNLSHDHLDYHKTFAEYRDTKKKLFDNLPKNAFALSNIDDKNGLVMLQNTKAKKYTYALKSYADYRAQILEKQFNGQLLKIDDNELWSKLIGDFNAYNLLAIYATADILGLEKLETLKLISELENVDGRFQYFISKEKITAIVDYAHTPDALKNVLITINALRTGNENVITVVGCGGDRDKSKRPVMGHIASEMSNQAIFTSDNPRTESPTEIIEEMEKGVEPQNTRKVLSIENRKQAIKAACKLALSNDIILVAGKGHETYQETNGKRVDFDDFKEVKAALASLNK encoded by the coding sequence ATGAAATTGTTGAAAGACATATTATATGGGGTTAGCCTTTCCGCTGTTAGTGGAAATACCAATGTAATGGTAAACCACCTTCATTTCGATTCACGAAAGGTTGAAATGGATGATGTTTTTGTGGCTATCCGTGGTTTGATCACAGATGGTCATGACTACATTCAGAAAGCAGTGGAATTGGGTGCCAAAGCCATCATTTGTGAGGAGTTGCCGGAATTGCTGGTTAATGGCGTTACCTATTTAAAAGTTGAGGATTGCAATAGCGCTCTTGCTGTTATGGCAGCCAATTATTTTGATAATCCTTCCAAAAATTTAAAACTGGTGGGAATTACCGGAACCAATGGTAAGACCACGGTAAGTACTTTGCTTTACAATCTATTTAAAAAAGCAGGTTTTAAAGTAGGGTTGATTTCTACCATCAAGGTTTTGGTGGATAACAAAGAATACCCAACTAGCCATACTACGCCAGATGTGTTGACCATAAATGGACATCTGAACCGAATGAATGAAGAAGGGGTAGAATATTGTTTTATGGAGGTGAGTTCGCATGGAATCCATCAAAAAAGAACAGAAGGATTGTATTTTGAAGGCGCGATTTTCACCAATCTTTCCCATGATCATCTGGATTATCACAAAACTTTTGCGGAGTATAGGGATACCAAGAAAAAACTGTTTGACAATTTGCCAAAAAATGCCTTTGCATTAAGCAATATTGATGATAAAAATGGTTTGGTGATGCTACAGAACACCAAGGCCAAAAAATATACCTATGCGCTTAAGTCTTATGCGGACTATCGGGCGCAAATATTGGAAAAACAATTCAACGGCCAATTATTGAAGATTGATGACAATGAATTGTGGTCCAAATTAATAGGAGATTTTAATGCCTACAATCTACTGGCCATATATGCCACTGCAGATATTTTAGGCCTTGAAAAATTAGAAACCTTGAAGCTTATCAGCGAACTGGAAAATGTGGATGGTAGGTTTCAATATTTTATATCAAAAGAAAAGATAACAGCAATAGTTGATTATGCCCATACGCCGGATGCGCTAAAAAATGTGTTGATTACAATCAATGCATTGAGGACTGGAAATGAAAACGTCATCACCGTAGTGGGGTGTGGTGGTGACCGTGATAAGTCTAAGCGTCCGGTTATGGGTCATATCGCTTCAGAAATGAGCAATCAGGCAATTTTCACATCAGATAATCCGAGAACTGAATCCCCTACTGAGATTATTGAGGAAATGGAAAAAGGCGTAGAGCCCCAAAATACCAGAAAAGTATTATCCATAGAAAATAGAAAGCAAGCAATAAAAGCGGCCTGTAAATTGGCTTTGTCCAATGATATCATTTTAGTGGCGGGAAAAGGACACGAAACCTATCAGGAAACGAATGGTAAGCGCGTGGATTTTGATGATTTTAAAGAAGTGAAAGCGGCTTTGGCCAGTTTAAATAAATAA
- a CDS encoding penicillin-binding protein — MAITEKNIMNRLYLVAGCLVVFSICVVVKLVDIQMIKGEDYKELALNNTEKMFTIEPNRGNLYSDDGSLLAASVPKYEIRFDAKTVSKENFQDNVAALSDSLGNLFDKPSSYYRQLFRKARANGNRYKLVARNVDYLDYVRIKQFPLFELGPYKGGFIEKHRVVREYPLGKMAARSIGYEKVDENGYYTRVGLDGAFGEQYLRGKEGKRLKQKIAKGQWKPVGLDNIVEPQDGLDVVSTIDINIQDIAHHELLGQLEKYQADHGCVVVMETATGEIKAISNLGRTSEGKYYEKLNYAVGESHEPGSTFKLMSMIAALEDKVIDTSTVIDTEKGRYRIYDRVVKDSKWGGYGKISAAKAFAVSSNTAFAKIIHENYKEKPGKFVNRLMNMGLHKKLNLPIIGEGKPVIRYPGDKGWSGISLGWMSHGYEVSMTPIQTLAFYNAIANDGEFVKPRLIKAVREGSKVIEKFDKEVTNQSICSKETVLKAQQLLKDVVEKEYGTGHGLYSKNFSMAGKTGTCQKNYVAKDPDKLAYISSFAGYFPADNPKYSCIVIIHEPDKSVGYYGADVSGPVFKSMAQKIYATSPIVDEVMGKAANEEILENDYEKYYAQAQKKYTKVPNVKGMSGMDAVSLLENLGLQVEVRGNGKVKKQSIEQGADINKVGKIVLELS; from the coding sequence GTGGCAATAACAGAAAAAAATATCATGAATAGGCTGTACCTGGTTGCAGGCTGTCTTGTTGTTTTTTCCATTTGCGTGGTGGTGAAGTTGGTAGATATCCAAATGATCAAGGGTGAGGATTATAAAGAGCTTGCCCTGAACAATACGGAGAAGATGTTCACTATTGAACCCAATAGAGGCAACCTGTATTCTGATGATGGTAGCCTATTGGCGGCTTCTGTACCAAAATATGAAATCCGTTTTGATGCCAAAACCGTTTCCAAAGAGAACTTCCAGGATAATGTAGCTGCGCTTTCAGATTCCTTGGGAAATCTTTTCGATAAACCTTCATCCTATTACAGACAACTTTTCAGAAAGGCTAGGGCAAATGGCAACCGGTACAAATTGGTAGCCAGAAATGTGGACTATCTGGATTATGTGCGCATAAAACAGTTTCCGTTGTTTGAGTTGGGTCCCTACAAAGGTGGTTTTATTGAAAAACATCGGGTTGTGCGCGAATACCCTTTAGGTAAAATGGCAGCTAGAAGTATCGGTTATGAAAAAGTTGATGAGAACGGCTATTATACCAGAGTTGGTTTAGATGGAGCTTTTGGGGAACAGTACTTAAGAGGGAAAGAAGGAAAACGATTAAAGCAAAAGATAGCCAAGGGGCAATGGAAGCCTGTGGGGCTGGACAATATTGTAGAGCCCCAAGATGGGCTGGATGTAGTTTCAACTATCGATATTAATATTCAAGACATTGCTCATCATGAACTTTTGGGCCAATTGGAAAAATATCAAGCGGACCATGGCTGTGTTGTAGTTATGGAGACCGCTACGGGGGAGATAAAGGCAATCTCAAACTTGGGAAGAACCTCCGAAGGAAAGTATTATGAAAAATTGAACTACGCGGTAGGAGAATCCCACGAACCTGGATCTACTTTTAAGTTGATGTCGATGATTGCGGCATTGGAGGATAAGGTAATTGACACAAGTACCGTCATTGATACCGAAAAAGGAAGATATCGAATCTATGACAGAGTGGTAAAAGATTCAAAATGGGGTGGTTATGGAAAGATTTCTGCAGCAAAGGCCTTTGCTGTTTCGTCCAATACGGCTTTTGCTAAAATCATTCATGAAAACTATAAGGAAAAACCTGGGAAGTTTGTGAATCGTCTAATGAACATGGGTCTTCACAAGAAACTGAATTTGCCTATAATAGGAGAAGGCAAACCGGTTATACGGTATCCTGGCGATAAGGGATGGTCAGGAATTTCTTTGGGGTGGATGTCACACGGCTATGAAGTGTCCATGACCCCAATACAAACTCTGGCATTTTATAATGCCATTGCAAACGATGGTGAATTTGTAAAACCTAGATTAATAAAAGCTGTAAGAGAGGGTAGTAAGGTGATTGAAAAATTTGACAAAGAAGTGACCAACCAATCAATTTGTTCCAAAGAAACGGTATTAAAAGCTCAGCAGTTGTTGAAGGATGTAGTAGAAAAAGAGTATGGAACCGGGCATGGACTTTATTCCAAAAACTTTTCAATGGCTGGAAAAACGGGAACCTGTCAAAAGAACTATGTGGCCAAAGACCCGGATAAACTTGCGTACATCTCATCTTTTGCGGGTTACTTTCCTGCGGATAATCCAAAATATTCCTGTATCGTGATAATACACGAACCAGATAAAAGTGTGGGGTATTATGGAGCGGATGTATCAGGACCCGTGTTTAAATCCATGGCGCAAAAAATTTATGCAACATCGCCTATAGTTGATGAAGTAATGGGGAAAGCTGCCAACGAAGAAATATTGGAGAACGATTATGAAAAGTACTATGCCCAAGCCCAAAAAAAGTACACCAAAGTGCCGAATGTTAAGGGGATGAGCGGCATGGATGCAGTTTCTCTTCTAGAAAACTTGGGATTACAGGTTGAAGTGCGAGGAAATGGAAAAGTGAAAAAACAATCTATTGAGCAAGGGGCGGATATTAATAAAGTTGGAAAAATAGTACTGGAACTTTCATGA